DNA from Tripterygium wilfordii isolate XIE 37 chromosome 15, ASM1340144v1, whole genome shotgun sequence:
CAGGATTAATATTGATAAATGACACTTTCTGCTGCTTTGGTGGAGTAATCACATAATCCAAGTACCCTGTTGAGGGACAACTCTGGCTTGGCTTGTAGACCTTGCTTGAATACTGCACACTActagttgatgatgatgaagcaGGTTTGGCTGCAGCTCTATAGAATATTGGCATCTGCATCAGCTTCCCCTTCATGAACCCTTTTCGCTTCCGATTCGCCAGTGACTCCATATAATATTAATCTGAGATTTGAGCAGAAGAAACAGTAATACCAATGTTGGTTGGTGATTGAGTTAGTGCATGTGAAGGTGATCTATTTATAGAACATTTTGTGtgcttttagggtttatggataGACATCAAAGGTTGTGGACCCACAGGTAAATATCTGGGAAGCATCATATAtcttactttgtttttcttgtaattAAATCCTTCTTTCTAAGATATGGTACCGAACTTTctgagtttatatatatatgccttcaGAAGTTAGAAGCTAGAACCCATAAATAATTGGAGATTCTTTCATTACTTTAACTAATATTGCTGGAAAGTCAGTTAAGAGGGTCCTCTTTTTATCTTTTATAGGGACAATACCCTATAAACTacatttgttatatatatagagggaaTCAAATAGCTGGAAATTAAACAAAAGTGTTCTTCTGTTAGGCACTTAATTAGGCTGAAAATGGATCCTACTAAATCATTTGCACTTAATTAATTAGAGTTTGATTTGTGCTTAATTAGACTTTGGAGACACATGTGGGTCTAATTAACAAACAATTCATTAATATTAATGTGGAAGGCCATCGTTGGAGCAAGTGACTTTGATTCAGATTTAAACACCCAATCGACATAAGATCATCAACTCGCGTTTCAGGGATAATTAGTAAAATTGTACATattatgaaaaattcatttcaTCGATCTTAATTCTCCTAAAACGCATAGTTCATATGTaactgtgtgtatatatatatagacacacatatatattgctGATTTCTCAccataaattgaaaattcaaagttGAACCTGAGTTGATGGGAATATTACATGGATAAGAATCAAGACATAGTGTCTCTCTCAGAATTGCCTCCATCATGAGTTTGAGAATTAATCTTCCAACAATTAATCGGACACAATGTTAAGATTGTACAAGATATATCCAAAGCATGAGTATTATCAATTGCATATGTGTAGATGCTAGAATATACAATTATTGGATATTCAAcgaaatatatgtgtgtgtatggcCCTTCTCTCCTACACTCTTGTTTACGGAC
Protein-coding regions in this window:
- the LOC120017237 gene encoding uncharacterized protein LOC120017237 — encoded protein: MESLANRKRKGFMKGKLMQMPIFYRAAAKPASSSSTSSVQYSSKVYKPSQSCPSTGYLDYVITPPKQQKVSFININPEDTKQFEALFGVSADEGVDIKATSYISSVQERFKLEGINHA